DNA sequence from the Nitrospirota bacterium genome:
CATAACCAGTGATATTAATGGATTGGCAAAGAGAAGTATCAGGGAGATTACAAGCGAATAAATGGCAACGGATTCCACCATGGCCATGCCGACAAACAGGGTTCTGATAATCTGGTTGGTAGCCTCCGGCTGTCTTGCTATCGCCTCAATCGCC
Encoded proteins:
- a CDS encoding F0F1 ATP synthase subunit C: MDAVSIVVAVSILTAGLTIAIGGYGPSRGEGEALTKAIEAIARQPEATNQIIRTLFVGMAMVESVAIYSLVISLILLFANPLISLVMK